The proteins below come from a single Papaver somniferum cultivar HN1 chromosome 11, ASM357369v1, whole genome shotgun sequence genomic window:
- the LOC113324310 gene encoding uncharacterized protein LOC113324310 → MEEKNGLQTENASNLKDWLCSWFDKILAHHIEENEFCKISIVAWCIWNVRSVLGSKMHLLNMRVESRCYISQLLTSAGINIAACAVLLSLYSILRKQRGITGVYSSRRLIQEHLKRSDPFWFERFVPYPRWVATAWSTSEKEILAVSGLDTVAFLIPLVFSCIRFSTIFQTDGSCLSEQTTSSGSVSPTREDTLKWWARNRYLFLLIRSGVNFLADGGDTDGGGASARLDAVQVARGKHNGIGLTVLATDCSRLLHSIQVPVSDIGSHFGMLLGISWRKKN, encoded by the exons ATGGAGGAGAAAAATG GTTTACAAACTGAAAATGCAAGCAACTTGAAGGACTGGTTATGTTCTTGGTTTGATAAAATATTAGCTCATCATATTGAGGAAAATGAATTCTGCAAGATTTCCATAGTGGCCTGGTGTATCTGGAATGTCAG GTCAGTTCTAGGGAGCAAAATGCATCTACTTAACATGCGCGTGGAGTCCAGA TGTTATATATCTCAGCTCCTAACTTCTGCGGGCATCAATATAGCTGCATGTGCGGTTCTCCTGTCACTGTATTCTATATTGAGAAAACAACGTGGAATCACTGGTGTTTACTCTTCGCGAAGGCTTATTCAAGAGCATCTCAAACGTAGTGACCCTTTTTGGTTCGAGAGATTTGTTCCTTACCCAAGGTGGGTAGCAACGGCATGGTCTACATCTGAAAAAGAAATTTTGGCTGTCAGTGGCTTAGATACTGTTGCTTTCCTTATACCACTTGTTTTCAG TTGTATTCGTTTCTCCACAATCTTTCAAACAGATGGGAGCTGCTTATCTGAACAAACCACAAGTTCAGGCTCTGTCTCACCCACAAGGGAGGATACTTTAAAATGGTGGGCTAGAAACAGGTATCTCTTCCTCTTGATAAGATCTGGTGTGAATTTTCTTGCTGATGGTGGAGACACGGATGGGGGAGGAGCTTCAGCAAGGTTGGATGCTGTCCAGGTGGCTAGGGGAAAACATAATGGCATTGGCCTGACTG TTTTGGCAACAGATTGCTCAAGATTGCTACACTCAATCCAGGTTCCAGTTTCTGATATTGGATCCCACTTTGGTATGCTACTTGGAATCAGTTGGAGGAAGAAGAATTAA